The Euwallacea similis isolate ESF13 chromosome 21, ESF131.1, whole genome shotgun sequence genome contains the following window.
AAGTGGCGGCAAATGAGGTAGAAAACGCCATCAAGATTAGGTGGTAATCGACAATAAGTATGACTTAACCCAACAACAATACTTGGCTAAGTAGTGTGTTAATCTCATCATTAATCACATGAAACGTTTAGGGATTTTACGgtcattttcatgaaattaaattagtagTTTGAGCGTacaattgtgaaatttgagTACGGTTTGAATTCTATCATgaaatacaattaaaaaaaaaattttgaatttaatttttttagaggGAGCTACACTGACTTAGAAGATCAAGCCTTGCTCACCCTATCTCTCCtaactcaatatttttaatggatgCACCGGGAACATGGGCCATTTTCCAATTCAATGTAGGGAATAGAGAAAAGCACATATTCTCAGAATTTGACTGCACATGACACTTGAAAGCCGCAACAATTAATTGCTCGcatatattgttaattagcAAAATAGTGATGAATCTCTTACCTTCCTAACGTGGTAATTTGATTCCAGTTGACCAGGTGTTGAGTTGTGGTTTGGATGATTTAAACTTTGATCTCCTGGCATGTttctgtaagaaaaataaatataaataaataaaaacaaataaataacgaTTAAACGGTTAAGTATTCAAATAGACTCACGCCATGCTTCGGCAACAACAGAAGCTTGACCTTTCATATTGAAGCTCGtcaaatatcaattatttacatCCAAATTAGCACGTTCAAACATgcactttttctttaaaagcaCTTGCGCTAAATTAAACACCCCCAGAACTCCATAAGCGAGAGTGAAAAGGTGAAACCTGAAGAGTTCGATATTCATACCTGAATCTATCCGggagaatttatttattgaagaaGTACCCATTTCAACCCTTGTAAATACATTATAATTGCATCATCGATAATGATGAAATATTGAATCGGTTAAGAGGTGAAATGGAGGAACGTTTTAAATAGCATGGAAGTAGGAACAAATCTACAGAATGATAAAACTCTTTTGTAGTTAAAGTTCATGGATTTATGGCATAATTCGTTGTATTTTTATCGTGAAAACTagtgcaaaaataatgtattcaCGTTCCTTTTTGTGGAGTATCAATGAAAGAGTAAGTACCACAATTGCCACACTGGTTCTGCATTAACCTTACTAACTAAGAGCACTATAAGTTTCCTAATAGAACTTCAATGCGAGTACAAATTAGGACACAATCTGAATTTCAGAAACAGCTAAAATGGCTGAATAACAATCTGAACATGAACCAAACAGGGACGTTAATAAATAATCCGTTGAATCCAtcataaattcataaattacAATGCGCTGTAATTATTGacgaaaacatttttgaaaatggatATATTTCggattattttggattttagcttagtttacaataataatttacctgCCTAAGTAGTTTTATGCAGGTAATTTGTCCCAAGTTATCTACGTCGAGATAACTTGGACACTTAATTCTTTGCTGATTGATGTCAAATCGATATAACTCTTATTATTTCACAGTTTTTTATGCAGTTTAAGTTGAGCTTGTTCAAGGCACTTCAAACATTCTCAAGGATGAGGCAAAACATTTCAAGTATCCTTTGGCTTAGCTTTGAGAGCAAATCCACAaagattttgttaaattttattaaataaatagctTGAAAAGCATAAGCGAATCAATGCATTGAATTAAgaactattgaaaaaattaagttacgTTGGGTCAGGTCAGCCCCACTTTCCTTCATTCCATCGTTCGACACTTTCAAACCTCTTCGTAAACTTACATGatattcaacaaatatttattattcactttGCTCACTATTCGATCACTATACCGTACTTCTTTGCAAAATCCCGATTCTCAATGTAAAATTCTGTAAGTACGTTCAGGAAAGTGGCcacttaattttcaaatccGATATGAAGAAACACTTCAAACTTTTTCTTTATACGCTAAGTGTTATCTACCTGTATCTCCAAcaagatatgaattttaaatgacaattTACGTATAAGTGAATCAGTTTATATCATTTCTGTATCAATCCGTCTTTCGTGAGTAGCTTTATTTTACGTCACATGTGGGTTAATTCCGATCGAATAAATTCGCTGTATGTGGAGTGGATGTGACATTGAATAAAGCCACTTTTTTATGGCAATTAGTGCATTTCTCTTTGGTATTCTTGCAAATCTTCTCAAATTAGGCAATCGGGAAACGGTCAATATTGTTCAAGAATTTCTTACTGGACATGATTCTTAGCTTCGAGGTTTTGTCAAGGAAgatgaaaggaaaaaatcttggGAAATTCTGAAGGAAAAGCTGATTTTGTAACTTCACAAATCGATTTTATAATGGATTGATAAGACATGCTATTGCGACGCatatgaaaactaaaatccTTGGATTAAAGGTTATCAGTTTTAGACGAGTCTCAGGAAATTTTTAGTTGTCCCCAACATGGTCTAATTGCTTAGAGGCTTGGCTAATCCccaaaattacaataaataaaaaaaatattcccctCTTCTTCTTTTCCATCCAAATATTCatcataaacaaattatttgatCTAAAATAGCTGATAAAATTCTGGATAAATTTTCCTAAAGCTATACCAGTACAAGACTTCATTACACAGATGGCACCTATAGGCCTAAACATAGTTACCTGCTTAGTCTACTGTTCAATATTTTCACTTCAGACAGTGTCAACACTTAGCATTATGACTTgtaacaacaatttttcactttcttGAGACACACGCCGAACGATCCAAAATCGATTTCCAACACTGCTACTTCAAGAAGACATGGACCTTTTCTCAATAACCGCAAAGCTTGGTCTAAATCTCAAtatcaaaaaagtgtttttatgtAAAAGACCAATTTTAAAGTTCCATATGCAGGTATTACACCTGGCTTTGTcagtaatattttaatggcTGTTTATGCTGCATATCGCACCTGTAACCctaaaaatattcatgtaGATTGAACTGATTGAAACCTGCATAATATATGGTATATCATAAAACCAATTAAGACTAGAGGACCCGCAAAAACTAAACTTTATTGGCTCAAGATTAGAAATTTAAGGAGCTAAATCCTCATTTTATAGTCCCCTTTTTGATTTCATAACAGTCATGTTATTAGCGATCGTACAACTGGAGAATGTTGTACTTAATCCGAATTTTACAACTCAAATATTACAGTCTATCTATAGGAGAAATTGCACGTTCTGTCATCCGAATTTAGGACATAAAAAGCGCTTGTGATAACTGAGTTTAGCAGACGTTTGTGTTGGCAATACCcgtgataaataaatttgaaatataaaaattttgcaataaagaaaataaatcatataacGTCAAATGCCATGAGAATAAAAAGGAAGTTTTCAGCTCAGAAAATACTACAAAAAGTTCTAAAAGGTGGGAAGtaacgtatttttttcaattatggaAAGCAATCGCTACCGTTGTTAATCATAATGGGATTGTGCAGGCATTCCTAATGGtaaaacaaaccttttttctAGGTGATTACCAGATACTCATATTGAGAAAAGTCGAACTGGATGAGAAGACACAATATGAGAATAAACAGAGAAGTGATGGGTAAGAAGAGAAACTACTGAGTATATTCAAAGGAGAGATATACAGAATCATTTTCCTAAACttaatttagatttatcgCAATCCATGCTTTTTCCATAGACTCGTACATGTCCTACCTTCCGCTTTTTTCGTTAAATGAAGATTTCTCATATGCTACTTCAGATTCTAGCAGAGAAACGCTTCGGCATTAAtccttttttaaatgttattcacatttttcaactaaatAATCCTTTAAGAATCCAAGGAATGCTGAAAACAGATGCATTTCAATTGGGCTCAAGATACAAAAGACAATCATTTGAGCCGAGaatacaattaataaataatctgcaatggaaaatagattttttttttaattgagaggtttcaaatgttttcaaatgaagTTAATCCTGAGGCTTTAACTATATTAATATAATCGTCGTGTGTCGCAGGAATTTTATGATGAATCGAAGGCACGTTTCAAGGCATTTTTGTATTCATTATCACTGTGATTAGTGaatagagttttttttatcggAGCAATGGCGAATGGCATCAGTTCTATTTGCATTTTCGGTTAAATACCAAAGAGTAATTATCTCTATGTTTTCAATATTGTGACCTCAGTAATTACCGATTATCTccaagataataataaaaaatatcgtttttgtTGTTTCTGAGGTTTATGGATTTACGGTTTTGTAATTACCCAACAACTTAAATTTATACAATTATTCTCGAAGTTTTAAGTAATGCTATCTCGCTCCGAGACGATATGCAAAAAACTCATTAGTTACCATGAAAAGGCAATAATGGTTATTCAATGATGAATCTTTTTCTACACTCGGACTATTCTTGTCCACTACCCAAGAAGTGTCCAAATATTGCATGAACGAAAGAGAATTTTTACAGTGACGTTAAAATGACCTCTCAAAATACTCTAGCTGCCTCCAACGTTAGTAAGTACAGGTCATTTTGACATCGTTACAGGAACGCACACTATTTCATAAACTCAAGACTCTGAACTCAATAAATGCTTGTTATgttttttacgaaaatttaatttttctttaatcgATAAGACGAAAAACcataatgattttaaaaggGATTTAAAGTTCGCATGACATATTTTCGTCCTGATTTCGATTACAGATATTATTAAACCAGCTGTTCAGTCATAGATTTGTGACGCACACTAAACCcaaaaaactcataaatttgTCCAACTACAAATCGGATCAGATTTCATTTCTAAGAGTTAAAATGATGAATCGAACAACTCTTTGCAGCTCTAATCCttgatataaattttactattttttgatTTGTAGTGCCATTTagataacaattattgataacataattttggaaatttgttgGAAAGAAGCTCAAACAAGAATGACTCAAGCGACTAATTATTGGTGAGTCGTCCATAAGCGACCGCTAAATCAAATCCCGTTTACATGATTGCAAAATCTTTCGCAATGGCCGCATTCAACAGAGGCAACAGCGATGCAACAGTTGTCCAGCTGTTTGAAATTCGCAGCAAAAATTGTGTCAGCAGAAATTTTAGCTGTTGCGTAACTGTTGGCTCTGCTGAATCCGGCTAATGGAgcaataatttgaatattcttATTATCGTAATTACTGCTGCTTAGAACCTGATtgtggaaaatatttataatttaaataattaagaatGTCTGACAGTGATTtagtatttgaaaatgtaactGATCTCTCACacgaattttaataatctgacggcaataaaataataatttacctgCCAGCCATATTTTTAATCATGATTAGATCTTAAACCCTATTTAATCCATTGCACAGTTAGACATTATTTTGCGACAACTTTTATAGATTTATGTGTATTGGAATTAGTTTGTTCGATTAATAGTTCTGCCATGTTTCTTTTTGCATGGCCCTTAACCATCAGAAGGACTAATAAGAGTTTTGCGCCTTTAGATGTTGTTAAATGCGTCTTCggattgtaaaaattaatcacatttttgaagcttaaattaataaaacgcTTAGGAACAACGAGTAGTCTAAGCAATTATCTAGATTTCTATAGGTACACGAAAGTTTTACacgaaaacgaaaaaaaaacttctgcAAAATTGCTGGATCTCAAGAGACTTGCGAAGTGTTGTAGAAGTTCTTTACAATTGTGAACTTAAGTGCAGCAAAAGTAAAGGCGTACGGTACGGATTTTAAAGGAAGTGAAGACAAAGGCATATAGATCATAAGGTTCGAGCCCTGTATTTTTAAGTACCAGTTATTCGAAGAATAACGAGAAATGCTTAACAAGTGCATGAACAATCTAACTCCAACATCATCAACGGGATGTTGGAAAGCAAAACGAAGTGCCGTTGCAGCAATGTTACTTCTGCAATGGTCAAAGAAAAGAACGGATGAAACGTGTCGCTACTTAAGAAGGACAATAAAACAacataataattcaataaGGAAAAGAATCGAGCGGAATGTGCCATACAATGGGGGCACCATCAACCCTCGATCCGGGAAAGACGACGATAACAATTAGAtttctacaattattgttcaatCAGAAGACTTTAACGCCTCCTCGACGCTGAAAACATGTCCCCCAGGAAAAGCTCCGGGTCGTCGGAGGTCGGATTCTTGGGTATATCAAGATTGTTAGGTGGGTAGGCGCTTTGGTGGATCCCACATTACCCGACCGCCAGAACAAGTTTCGAATCAAACTCatgatttatttgatttttttagtttacaaTATTTCCGGACAGAACAGCCTTAAATAGaaaactttccaaaaaaatacgatttaacAACGTTTTTACCACAACAATAAACCAGAGTTGGGCCAAGGAGAccttatttttttaccttccAGGTCATCCATACTAACCAGTTGGTTATTCTCATTAATAGTGTTTTTTCTGTAATTGAAGCCACCACCCTCTTGAGCCTAAAGCGTAAATTAgcactttaatttatttcacgtTAATCCACTGTGTCCATATATTGTCACCAAACCTATCAACACAAAACGTATTTGTCTCGTTTGTTATATCGACAAGAACTGGAGGCTCAAAGTTTATACGACATGTATTATTAGACTATCgataaaacaaatttgcatAAAAGAAGGTTTTTgttcaagatttttttgctattattgGAAGGACTGATGCACAATTTCATTTTGCGTAAATTTTCGTGATGCCGAAGGAGagcttattttgaaaaatatgtaaattatcACTGAAATTGTGTGCACGAAAGTTATTTGTTCAGTTATCACCTGATTTTCAAACCTAAGGTCCGGTTGGGCACCTACTAATTGGATTACAAAAAACCATTGACCAGTCAGTATAAGAACACAATGTCGACTTGTTACTTTTCAGAAACTTAAAACGCAACTTCGCTgacgttttttattttttagagtattttagAGAGTTTTTCGATAATGATTTCTGATCATTTCTGTCAGTTTTGACCGAATTTCTATAGACTCCTTGGGATTTCCAGGAACTTAAAGCGTAATCATTTGCGAGATTTTAAGGGATTCCTAAGGGTTTTTAAGCAGAAGTTTCCAAAAAGTTTCCAGAAACTTTTTGGGATTATTCACAGTGTAACGATTTTGCAGACTCCGAGATTCCCAAGGGATTCTCATACGTTTCATTGTAACCACCATAATTTCTAACGTTTTTTCGATGAACGAACGATATGGAGAACAACGACAATAGATTTATCAAAGATTTAAACTCTGGGTTGTGTTTCAAACCGCAAAAGCAGAGCCTCTGGGAGCAGCCTGATGAGACATCTACCGAACAGAGTCAACACTTTAGAGTTATTTCGCTTATCGATAGTGTCGAAAAAAATCCAGAGCCGTATTCCGTCTATATTGAGTCGATAATGGAGAGTGATGATTGACTTAAAGAAAGTTCTCAAGCAGTATTGCAGATGGTGACACTAAGTGGTTTGTGTAAATATCAATTAATCAACATTGCTATTGGTATTATTGGAGTTAGCCATTAAACATGACATCCCATAAATGGTCTTACATTATCAGTATTCAAGGTCAAAGGATGAATATTTCATAACTGTCAGggcatattttattaaaaatttgtaaacgGGTTTTGCTCAAACGGTGACTTTTAATGTTCACTATGGTGTAAAGAAGAATTTGGTAGTGACCATTAGTACGCCACTGAAAACTGAAACGATTAAACGTCGTCTGTGTGGGTTATTGCAACGAATAAATGATCACGGTCAAGTAAATAAACGattctattaataaaaatctctaGAGGCTTTGCTTTTAGTTCACATTCGAAGCGCTTCATAATTTTACGCTCATAACGCTAAAAATCCAGAATTTTTGTGCTAATATGACGTATCTTATCGAAATCTGCCTTTTGTTAGCTGCCATTCAATCAGGTATGTTGAATCAACACCTCATGAATAACTGTAATGAGATTTCCTCATAAATCCACCTGATACTAATGTGTTTATTCTTTGTAGCCTTAACAATAAAGTGTTACTCTTGTAATGTGTCCACTTCCACTGCAGATGAAGATGGCTGTAATGGCATTGGCACTTTTAAGTACTGTCCTGCAGTCAGTGTCTGCTTAGCAGCTACGTACAAAAGTATGTATTTTAAACGTCGATTGTTGTAGATGGggaataaaatttggaaatgttaACAACGCTGTGAAGATTTGTTAATCTGCACTAGTTCTCCATCGTCAAGGTGATGTTTCGAGTATTCATTATTCTTGCCTGTTCTTAAGAATGAGAAATCTGCATTAGTTCGAATGCATCATTCCTATAAGCAATATAGAAATAAGAAGATCActgatatttttatgaaacatgTCATAGTCACCTGACGCACATTTATTTGCATGAAAAGATGTATTAACACTAAAGAGGCggaaagatttaaaaaactatacaGGATATGATTGCTTCAATACTTTGCACTGCTGTTGCCCAACTTATTAACACGCTTATTTTAAACAGAACACCCGGTAtgcttatttttcttttagtcAAATCTGGAATCGTCGAAACCTACACGACCATGCAGTCCTGTTTTGTGGACATGGCTGGGCAGGAATGTGACAGTTTCTTCAAGTCCCAAAAAGACCTTCTTCGAAATGTGGCCATAATACCTGAAACTTGTTATTCGTGTCCTGAGGACAACTGTaacgtgaaaaaaaataagtcaaGTTTCGCTAATGTTCTCAATAGCTGTTTTACCGGAATTGTTGTTAGCGTTTTAGGCTGTTTACTGTTTCAGTTTGCGGCGTTTTAATGTTGTAATAAAAACGTAAATTAAGTGTAtataaatgtttgtttttaatgctgTTGTTAATAGagaggttttatttttttcttttaattcccAAGTTCTCGCTACAGCACGCTTCTGTGAACGAGGAACCGAAGACAGATTGATCAAGTTAGGtatcaaatttctcttcagAAATATCCAGTGCCGGTACGGATGCCACTGGCACAACTATAACTATGTTTTTCATTACATAGCGCGCTCATTTGATGGCAGTTAACGTAAAATTACAATCAAATATCTCCAGCGGTTTggcaaaaaatttgattttttgagcCGAATTTTGATGCTGTTTGCCAACTATAAACTCAGGCCCTGCATAATTTTGCAACCCCACAAGACAAAGGCTCCACACAAGAAGGCCGAGACTAGTCTAGCCTTGGACTTAATCTGGCTTTGTTTCGATATTCTTTAGAGAcgaaaaaacatgtttttttcttcGTAATTAATTTCGGACACTCTGCACTTCCACATAAATACTTTTTCAGTTATTCCTGCACAAAGATGAATGTTCGAGGTTTTCTCATAAATTCGAAACCTGCCTAAGTTTCTCTATATATCATTCTTATGTCATCCTTGCTCCCGTCGGTTAAGCAATGTTCGGGATAAAAATTGGATATTTGAAACGAAAGTTAGATAGAGTTAGTCCATGAAAATGGTCGTTAGTTCTTTTCCCGTTTTAAAGGTGAGAAAAACTGGCTTATCACACTGCCAACTCTGAAAGATGTCTCAAAGTTAAAGCTCCAATGTTCTCTTCATGCTGAAATGAACTTTTAGCGCTTTAGTGTTCTTCTCAGCTGATAAAATTCCCTCTAACCCCTATTGATCCTATTAGAATGGTAATCGAGAGCTGCTTTCCCTATGGATTTTTTCATGACacgttcaattttttccttcaattcAATTTCTACTCATCGTTCAAGTATTCATCCCCCAATGTCCCCAGTAACAAAAGACAAGTCTCCATgtcgaatattttttaattaacggCTAAATGAAAAGCTCCGAGAACGATAGAACGATGGAAAACCCATTTCCGACCGTGAACGGTAATAAATCGGAACACGGCCAATAAAAAGGTGAACAATAGTTCTGTCAGAGAACTGATTGATATGACCAGGGCAATTTCAGAAGAGCTCCCACGTTTTTTTGACGAAGTTACATTAATTCGTCAATCtattttctaatataattGCAcagattttcgaattttgagGTGAATTCGTCTCTGGTATCATTCGGGGCATTGAACCAATTGATCCGCCGTTATCGACGTGCAGCCTATCGCGTTAAATAAAGGTAAATAACCCGCCCAAAAATTCTTCATCTGCAAAATTAATCACTGAAagccaaataaaaaagagaCGAACACCTGTCAACATTAAAGCGGccataaatcatttttattgatgGGCTTTTAAAGTATGATTCTTTCGGAACAACACGCGAGGTTTCCCAATGCTGGATCCGCGTCTCTTCTAATGgagagaaattacaaaaaacaaCTACAGCGGATGCGAAATTTGTCTGGAGAAGTCTAACAAagtgaaaaatgaaaacttgcAATAAAGAGAAAGTGATCTGCAGAaagaattctaaaaataaaaagtggcACAAATTGTCAAGACCTTTTCCAAAACGCCAACGGACTGAAATGCACCGGAGGATCGATGgcaaacaaagaaataaatcgTGAGGATATTGAGTTTTTGTGGTTCTCTGGGTAtctgaaaaaacaaattcttaaCGTTCCACCTCATCCAGGAAACTAGAAATAACCTTACCCAACCCAGGGCTGCGAGCACGAGGGATTCTGAAACGCCTGCGCCCCCAGctctttgaaaattattcaagaAAGACGCCGCGAATCGCTCTAGTGACACACATGACGGCGTGAGGGGCGTCGCGACGCTCATTCATAGGTGCCGCGTAACGCGTGTCCTGGATCCACAGGTGTCCGGCTCTAATAAGAATCGCGTTAATCCCGCTGTTTTCcaggaaaataatttgttcCCGTGATTTTATCGCCTCTTGTTCGATTTGCGGAAATTCGTTGTTGTTAAGGGTTTGTGAAGTGTTGCAGGGTCGAGTCTATTTCGGAcgtttatttgttatttttaggttttaattAGCAATTTGTATGGTGAAGTGTTTTTAGTGTAAATTAGTAATTGGGACAGCGGTGTATTGCTAGTATTGGTAGGTATAAGTcagtaaaaaactaataattacGACTTTCCGAGTGACCATTAAAGACttattaattcaatattatgttaaaaatttattggtacttttataaatttaaaaaacaacctACTAGCTACTCGGAAAGCTTCGAATAACAATTATAGttccgattttttaaattgtgaaatttaattgaCATACATATTCAATTCAGTACGTAGTACCGGAAAATAGCTATGATGCGAGCAACGCGCGCCGCTGGATCgcactttaaaatttgataaaatagcT
Protein-coding sequences here:
- the LOC136415901 gene encoding uncharacterized protein, whose protein sequence is MTYLIEICLLLAAIQSALTIKCYSCNVSTSTADEDGCNGIGTFKYCPAVSVCLAATYKIKSGIVETYTTMQSCFVDMAGQECDSFFKSQKDLLRNVAIIPETCYSCPEDNCNVKKNKSSFANVLNSCFTGIVVSVLGCLLFQFAAF